One region of Rana temporaria chromosome 11, aRanTem1.1, whole genome shotgun sequence genomic DNA includes:
- the MTCH2 gene encoding mitochondrial carrier homolog 2 yields MADSASQLLLGSGLTVVSHPLMYVKMLVQVGHEPLPPTLGRNILGRQVYQLPGLFAYARHIISIDGKKGLFKGLAPRLCAGALGTVVHSKVLQCYQNQNQAEQGENEQKENCSSLDQIIKETTQEMVARSAATLITHPFHVITLRCMVQFIGRETKYDGVFGSVVTIYKEEGVLGFFAGLIPRLLGDILSLWICNMAAYLINTYALENGTVSEIKSYSQALTGFLASMLTYPFVLVSNLMAVNNCGLAGGMLPYAPVYTSWVDCWRQLSKEGNANRGNSLFFRKVPAGKSYVYEQKRFY; encoded by the exons GTGGGACATGAGCCACTTCCACCAACTCTTGGAAGAAACATCTTGGGGCGCCAGGTGTACCAGCTCCCTGGCCTCTTCGCCTATG CAAGACACATCATCAGTATTGATGGAAAGAAAGGACTTTTCAAGGGCTTGGCACCCCGCCTGTGTGCCGGTGCTCTGGGCACTGTAGTGCATAGTAAAGTCTTGCAg tGCTACCAGAATCAGAATCAGGCAGAG CAGGGTGAAAATGAACAAAAGGAAAACTGCTCCTCCCTTGACCAAATAATAAAAGAG ACCACTCAGGAGATGGTTGCTCGTTCAGCGGCTACCCTCATCACTCACCCCTTCCATG TGATCACACTACGATGCATGGTCCAGTTCATTGGAAGAGAGACCAAATATGA TGGGGTGTTTGGATCGGTAGTGACGATATACAAGGAGGAAGGTGTTCTGGGATTTTTTGC TGGTTTAATTCCTAGACTACTAGGAGATATCCTTTCTCTGTGGATCTGTAATATGGCCGCCTATCTTATCAACACTTATGCTCTGGAAAATGGG ACCGTAAGCGAGATTAAGAGTTACTCTCAGGCTTTAACTGGG TTCCTGGCCAGTATGTTGACGTATCCATTTGTTTTAGTGTCTAATCTCATGGCTGTGAATAATTGCGG GTTGGCCGGTGGCATGCTACCCTATGCTCCTGTGTACACCTCCTGGGTAGACTGCTGGAGGCAGCTCAGTAAAGAG ggtaACGCAAACCGTGGAAACAGTCTGTTCTTCCGTAAGGTGCCTGCTGGAAAGAGCTACGTCTATGAACAGAAGAGATTTTATTAA
- the LOC120916868 gene encoding acidic phospholipase A2 BpirPLA2-I-like encodes MNKLLLLTLVFTCCTHYQMLESCTNTPARDERSLLDMFASLYCSRSKFSVSLMGLLLYGCFCGPGGSGQPVDEVDQCCHAHDCCYQHTKVNLQCQSESSGYKFSCEQATIGCVSTDFCGRAACECDRLFAECLTTAKKAQEKYHFYDKKKLCPSPNAACPPLAPSMSRANLQAAIEEAKIRKEHPSGYKVWVSSGR; translated from the coding sequence ATGAACAAGCTACTGCTCCTCACCCTGGTCTTCACATGCTGCACCCACTACCAGATGCTTGAAAGTTGTACCAACACTCCGGCGCGTGATGAACGCAGTCTGCTGGATATGTTTGCGAGCCTTTACTGCTCCAGAAGCAAATTCAGTGTTTCCTTGATGGGCCTTTTACTATACGGGTGTTTCTGTGGCCCTGGTGGCTCAGGGCAACCTGTCGATGAAGTGGATCAATGCTGCCATGCTCACGACTGTTGTTACCAGCACACGAAGGTGAATTTGCAATGCCAGAGCGAGAGTAGCGGTTATAAGTTCTCCTGCGAGCAGGCGACAATAGGATGCGTATCGACCGATTTCTGTGGCAGGGCGGCATGCGAATGTGATCGATTGTTTGCAGAATGTCTGACAACAGCGAAGAAAGCACAGGAAAAATATCACTTCTATGACAAGAAAAAGCTGTGTCCAAGTCCTAATGCAGCTTGTCCACCGTTAGCCCCAAGTATGAGCCGCGCCAACCTGCAAGCAGCCATCGAAGAGGCTAAAATCAGAAAGGAACACCCCTCTGGATATAAAGTCTGGGTGTCCTCTGGAAGATAA